A genomic region of Equus caballus isolate H_3958 breed thoroughbred chromosome 1, TB-T2T, whole genome shotgun sequence contains the following coding sequences:
- the CHRM5 gene encoding muscarinic acetylcholine receptor M5, whose amino-acid sequence MEGESYHNATTVNGTLVKHQPLERHGLWEVITIAAVTAVVSLITIVGNVLVMISFKVNSQLKTVNNYYLLSLACADLIIGIFSMNLYTTYILMGRWALGSLACDLWLALDYVASNASVMNLLVISFDRYFSITRPLTYRAKRTPKRAGIMIGLAWLISFILWAPAILCWQYLVGERTVPPDECQIQFLSEPTITFGTAIAAFYIPVSVMTIIYCRIYRETEKRTKDLADLQGSDSTAEADKRKPAHKALLRSCFSCPRPTLAQRERNQASWSSSRRSTSTTGKPSQATGPSTEWAKAEQLTTCSSYPSSEDEDKPTTDPVFQAVYKSQPKENPREEFSAEETKETFVKAQTEKNDYDTQKYFLSPAAVHRPKSQKCVAYKFRLVVKADGTQETNNGCHKVKIMPCSFPVSKGPSTKGLDPNLSHQMTKRKRMVLVKERKAAQTLSAILLAFIITWTPYNIMVLVSTFCDKCVPVTLWHLGYWLCYVNSTVNPICYALCNRTFRKTFKMLLLCQWKKKKVEEKLYWQGNSKLP is encoded by the coding sequence ATGGAAGGGGAATCATACCACAACGCCACCACTGTCAATGGCACCCTGGTAAAGCACCAGCCTTTGGAACGCCATGGGTTGTGGGAAGTCATCACCATCGCAGCTGTGACTGCTGTGGTAAGCCTGATCACCATTGTGGGCAACGTCTTAGTCATGATCTCCTTCAAAGTCAATAGTCAGCTAAAGACTGTTAACAACTATTACCTGCTTAGCTTAGCCTGTGCAGATCTCATCATTGGGATCTTCTCCATGAACCTCTACACCACCTACATCCTCATGGGGCGCTGGGCCCTTGGGAGTCTGGCTTGTGACCTTTGGCTTGCGCTGGACTATGTGGCTAGCAATGCTTCCGTCATGAACCTTCTGGTGATCAGTTTTGACCGTTACTTTTCTATCACAAGACCCCTGACATATCGGGCCAAGCGTACCCCGAAAAGGGCTGGCATCATGATTGGCTTGGCCTGGCTGATCTCCTTCATCCTCTGGGCACCAGCAATCCTCTGCTGGCAGTACTTGGTTGGAGAGCGGACGGTACCACCAGATGAGTGCCAGATCCAGTTCCTCTCTGAGCCCACCATCACTTTTGGCACTGCCATTGCTGCCTTCTACATCCCTGTCTCTGTCATGACCATCATCTACTGCCGAATCTACCGGGAAACAGAGAAGCGAACCAAGGACCTGGCTGACCTCCAGGGCTCTGACTCCACTGCTGAAGCTGACAAGAGAAAGCCAGCTCACAAGGCTCTGCTCAGGTCCTGCTTTAGCTGCCCTCGCCCCACACTGGCCCAGAGGGAAAGGAACCAAGCCTCCTGGTCATCCTCCCGCAGGAGCACCTCCACCACTGGGAAGCCATCCCAAGCCACTGGCCCAAGCACCGAGTGGGCCAAAGCCGAGCAGCTCACTACCTGTAGCAGCTACCCCTCCTCAGAGGATGAGGACAAGCCCACTACTGACCCTGTCTTCCAAGCGGTCTACAAGAGTCAGCCCAAGGAAAACCCAAGGGAAGAATTCAGTGCTGAAGAGACCAAGGAAACTTTTGTGAAAgctcaaactgaaaaaaatgactaTGACACCCAAAAATACTTCCTGTCTCCAGCTGCTGTTCATAGACCCAAGAGTCAGAAATGTGTGGCCTATAAGTTCCGATTGGTGGTAAAAGCTGATGGGACTCAGGAGACCAACAATGGCTGTCACAAAGTGAAAATCATGCCCTGCTCCTTCCCAGTATCCAAGGGCCCTTCAACAAAAGGCCTTGACCCTAACCTCAGCCATCAAATGACCAAACGAAAAAGAATGGTGCTTGTCAAGGAGAGGAAAGCAGCCCAGACCTTGAGTGCCATCCTCCTGGCCTTCATCATCACGTGGACCCCTTATAACATCATGGTCCTAGTTTCCACTTTCTGCGACAAGTGTGTCCCAGTCACCCTGTGGCACCTGGGCTACTGGTTGTGCTATGTCAATAGCACTGTCAACCCCATTTGTTATGCCCTCTGCAACAGAACCTTCAGGAAGACCTTTAAGATGCTGCTTCTCTgccaatggaaaaagaaaaaagtggaagagAAGTTGTACTGGCAGGGGAACAGCAAGCTCCCGTGA